A part of Hydrogenobacter sp. T-8 genomic DNA contains:
- the rgy gene encoding reverse gyrase: MIESLFKNLCPNCGGDISSERLGLGLPCERCMPKVGDYCRGLLREGELTKLCHVEAQLRLWEEHFESYVRSKPWSLQLSWAKRVFLGNSFGLLAPTGVGKTSFGLSMASYLAKRGKRSYIILPTRLLVDQTVQRLFNFGLEEREILYFSEDSQKQKDIKKARLQEGDFKVLATTSMFLYKNQETIPRNFDFVFVDDVDAFLKTAKNIDKLLLLLGFSQEDIELAMRLIRLKERRGKDEEDWEGIKELSQRVRELSEKRKGVLVVSSATSNPRSNRIKLFRELLGFEVGTPTFYLRNVVDLHEDIDTRPIEEWVRLLGKGGLLFIPSDKRKEYVDEVIESLQDKGIRAVSYESVDERVLREYEEGKIDLLVGIASYRNPLARGIDLPHVIRYALFYGVPKIVISLRFEQNLSHLLWALMSIRSLVAKNMPDRLRNIDRWLESLRRYQYLSEDFLRDKPELVERINRLRADVGRFLAEEEILRLMQTSEEITLRKTEDGYQMVVSDATGYLQASGRVSRMFAGGISRGVSLVLVDDKKAFRHLIKKIKWFNEDIRFESVKDIDLKELLEEVDRDREKIRRFLSGEEKPESRELLKPVLVVVESPNKARTIAGFFGKAVRRRVGEHELLETSTEDRYIMITASLGHVLDLNKEEGFHGVYMNGKPVPVYETIEGKERILQSLRRMAIEAQEILIATDPDTEGEKIGWDVAQVLRAHNPNIKRMEFHEVTKKAIKKALKETRDFNLNLVKAQVLRRVADRWVGFEFSKLLQSTFGKQWLSAGRVQTPVLGWIIQREREYRQKVYKVVVPVDEGGKLRVDWSFENKEEAETFYSMLSQIRVELIEEKQELKNPPPPFSTDTMLKSASDIYRWSLPKTMNLAQTLFELGYITYHRTDSTRVSDYGIGLAKEYIREEFGEEYFHARVWGEGGAHECIRPTKGIDPEELRALFLSGQAEGLSREHILLYELIFRQFMASQMRPVKLRVYKLHILADGREKEVEVPVEVLEDGWNRLIPLEVYKPILGSVDVSERKKLLSQPKAYLYTHGELVQEMKRRGIGRPSTYASIVEKLIERGYVIENKGFLIPTKLGKEVYSYLQSREEVHEFLKEEFTRRLEELMDKVEEGKEDYADILKDLYRSIIELDKKLEVV; the protein is encoded by the coding sequence ATGATAGAAAGCCTATTTAAAAACCTTTGTCCCAACTGTGGAGGAGATATAAGCTCAGAAAGGCTTGGGCTGGGTCTTCCCTGTGAGAGATGTATGCCAAAGGTGGGAGACTACTGCAGGGGTCTCCTAAGAGAGGGAGAACTTACGAAGCTCTGCCATGTGGAGGCTCAGCTGAGGTTGTGGGAGGAGCATTTTGAAAGCTATGTCAGGTCAAAGCCCTGGAGCCTCCAGCTCAGCTGGGCAAAGAGGGTTTTTCTTGGAAACTCCTTTGGGCTTTTGGCACCCACGGGCGTTGGCAAAACCTCCTTTGGTCTTTCCATGGCAAGTTATCTGGCAAAGAGGGGTAAAAGGTCTTACATAATACTCCCTACGCGCCTCCTTGTAGATCAAACAGTTCAGAGGCTCTTCAACTTTGGGCTTGAGGAGAGGGAGATACTCTACTTTTCAGAGGACAGCCAAAAGCAAAAGGACATAAAGAAGGCAAGGCTTCAGGAGGGGGACTTTAAGGTGCTTGCCACAACCTCCATGTTTCTGTATAAAAATCAGGAGACCATACCGAGGAATTTTGACTTTGTGTTTGTGGACGATGTGGACGCCTTTCTGAAGACCGCAAAAAACATAGACAAGCTCCTGCTTCTACTTGGCTTTTCTCAGGAAGACATAGAGCTTGCCATGAGGCTCATAAGGCTGAAGGAGCGAAGGGGCAAAGATGAGGAGGACTGGGAGGGTATAAAGGAGCTTTCGCAAAGGGTAAGAGAGCTTTCAGAAAAGAGGAAGGGAGTGCTTGTGGTATCCTCTGCCACTTCCAATCCTCGCTCAAACAGGATAAAGCTCTTTAGAGAACTGCTTGGCTTTGAGGTGGGAACACCCACCTTTTACCTTAGGAATGTGGTTGACCTGCATGAAGATATTGATACAAGACCCATAGAAGAGTGGGTGAGGCTTTTGGGGAAGGGTGGCCTGCTCTTTATTCCTTCGGACAAGAGAAAGGAGTATGTAGATGAGGTGATAGAAAGCCTACAAGATAAGGGAATAAGGGCGGTCTCTTACGAGAGCGTGGACGAGCGCGTTCTGAGGGAATACGAAGAGGGTAAGATAGACCTGCTTGTGGGAATAGCCTCCTATAGAAACCCCCTTGCGAGGGGCATAGACCTGCCTCATGTGATAAGGTATGCCCTATTTTATGGAGTTCCCAAGATAGTTATATCCCTAAGGTTTGAGCAAAACCTTTCCCATCTTCTTTGGGCTCTTATGTCCATAAGAAGCCTTGTGGCTAAAAACATGCCCGATAGGCTAAGGAATATAGACCGCTGGCTTGAAAGCCTAAGAAGATACCAATACCTCAGTGAGGACTTCCTCAGGGATAAGCCTGAGCTGGTAGAAAGGATAAACAGGCTAAGGGCAGATGTGGGGAGATTCCTTGCGGAAGAAGAAATCCTTAGGCTGATGCAAACCTCGGAGGAGATAACCCTGAGAAAAACAGAAGATGGCTACCAGATGGTGGTTTCTGATGCCACAGGATACCTACAGGCGAGCGGAAGGGTTTCTCGTATGTTTGCTGGGGGTATAAGCAGGGGTGTAAGCCTTGTGCTTGTGGATGACAAGAAAGCCTTTAGGCATCTGATAAAGAAGATAAAGTGGTTCAATGAGGATATAAGGTTTGAAAGCGTCAAGGATATTGACCTCAAGGAGCTACTGGAAGAGGTGGACAGAGACAGGGAAAAGATAAGAAGGTTCTTGTCCGGCGAGGAAAAGCCAGAGAGCAGGGAGCTACTAAAACCTGTGCTTGTGGTGGTGGAGTCTCCCAACAAGGCAAGGACCATAGCGGGTTTCTTTGGCAAGGCGGTAAGGAGAAGAGTTGGAGAGCATGAGCTATTGGAGACCTCTACAGAGGACAGATACATAATGATAACCGCAAGCCTTGGGCATGTGCTTGACCTCAATAAGGAGGAGGGCTTTCATGGAGTTTACATGAACGGCAAGCCCGTGCCTGTCTATGAAACCATAGAGGGAAAGGAAAGGATACTTCAAAGCCTTAGGCGTATGGCTATAGAAGCCCAGGAGATACTCATAGCCACAGACCCAGATACGGAGGGTGAGAAGATAGGCTGGGACGTGGCGCAGGTGCTTAGGGCACACAACCCTAACATAAAAAGGATGGAGTTCCACGAGGTTACCAAAAAGGCTATAAAGAAAGCCCTCAAGGAAACTAGAGACTTTAACCTCAATTTGGTGAAGGCTCAAGTTCTACGAAGGGTTGCTGACAGATGGGTGGGCTTTGAGTTTTCAAAGCTCCTACAGAGTACCTTTGGAAAGCAGTGGCTATCGGCTGGGAGGGTTCAGACGCCAGTTCTGGGCTGGATAATACAGAGGGAGAGGGAATACAGGCAGAAGGTCTACAAGGTCGTGGTTCCCGTGGATGAGGGAGGAAAGCTAAGGGTGGATTGGAGTTTTGAAAACAAGGAAGAGGCAGAGACCTTTTATTCCATGCTTTCGCAGATAAGGGTTGAGCTAATAGAAGAGAAGCAAGAATTGAAAAATCCACCACCACCTTTTAGCACAGACACCATGCTAAAGTCTGCCAGTGATATCTACAGGTGGTCTCTGCCAAAGACTATGAACCTTGCTCAAACCCTCTTTGAGCTGGGATACATAACCTACCACAGGACGGACTCCACAAGGGTGTCTGACTACGGTATAGGCTTGGCTAAGGAATACATAAGGGAAGAGTTTGGAGAGGAATACTTTCATGCAAGGGTATGGGGAGAGGGTGGAGCTCATGAATGTATAAGACCCACAAAGGGCATAGACCCAGAGGAGCTAAGAGCTCTATTTCTAAGCGGTCAAGCGGAAGGTCTATCCAGAGAACACATACTGCTTTACGAGCTTATCTTTAGGCAGTTTATGGCAAGCCAGATGAGACCAGTAAAGTTAAGAGTGTATAAGCTCCACATCCTTGCAGATGGAAGGGAAAAGGAGGTTGAAGTGCCTGTTGAAGTGCTTGAAGATGGCTGGAACAGGTTAATACCCTTAGAGGTTTACAAGCCCATATTAGGCTCTGTGGATGTCTCTGAAAGGAAAAAGCTCCTTTCACAGCCAAAGGCTTATCTATACACTCATGGAGAGCTGGTGCAGGAGATGAAAAGAAGGGGCATAGGCAGACCTTCCACTTACGCAAGCATAGTGGAAAAACTCATAGAGAGGGGCTATGTAATAGAAAACAAGGGCTTTCTCATTCCTACAAAACTTGGAAAGGAGGTATACAGCTACCTACAGAGCAGGGAGGAGGTTCATGAGTTTCTTAAGGAGGAGTTTACCAGAAGGCTTGAAGAGCTTATGGACAAGGTGGAGGAGGGCAAAGAGGACTATGCGGACATACTTAAGGACCTTTACAGGAGTATAATAGAATTGGATAAAAAGCTGGAGGTAG